A DNA window from Pseudomonas tohonis contains the following coding sequences:
- a CDS encoding class I SAM-dependent rRNA methyltransferase, giving the protein MPSNLPQALRAALDARQPLLAELHAQGTDCYRLFHGSQEGASGLTIDRYGPQLLVQSFHQTLQRDELLQAVAQVQERLGEPLLPVYNDRSQGNSRIDRSDTVYQAEPDALVDLVGHEWGLNYRVRGRHPGQDPLLFLDLRNARGWVKRHAAGKSVLNLFAYTCGVGLAAAAGGASEVWNLDFAEGNLAVGRENAALNPGLTPMRFVQSDYFPAIRQLAGQPIARRHGQKLPSYPRLEQRRFDLVFLDPPAWAKSAFGTVDLLRDYQSLLKPAIQATAEDGTLICCNNLAKVDIEDWREQVLRCASKLGRPVREWEQLAPASDFPSLDERPPLKTLVLHF; this is encoded by the coding sequence ATGCCTTCCAACCTCCCCCAGGCGCTGCGCGCCGCACTCGATGCCCGCCAGCCCCTGCTCGCCGAGCTGCATGCGCAAGGCACCGACTGCTATCGCCTGTTCCACGGCAGCCAGGAAGGCGCCTCCGGCCTGACCATCGACCGCTACGGCCCGCAACTGCTGGTGCAGAGCTTCCACCAGACGCTGCAACGGGACGAACTGCTGCAAGCCGTCGCACAGGTGCAGGAACGACTCGGCGAGCCACTGCTGCCGGTCTACAACGACCGCTCCCAGGGCAACTCGCGCATCGATCGCAGCGACACCGTGTACCAGGCCGAGCCGGACGCGCTGGTCGACCTCGTCGGCCACGAGTGGGGCCTGAACTACCGGGTACGCGGCCGTCATCCCGGCCAGGACCCGCTGCTCTTCCTCGACCTGCGCAACGCCCGCGGCTGGGTAAAGCGCCACGCCGCCGGCAAGTCGGTGCTCAACCTCTTCGCCTACACCTGTGGCGTCGGCCTGGCTGCCGCAGCGGGCGGGGCCAGCGAGGTGTGGAACCTCGACTTCGCCGAGGGCAACCTGGCCGTCGGCCGCGAAAACGCTGCGCTCAACCCCGGGCTCACGCCCATGCGCTTCGTGCAATCGGACTACTTCCCCGCCATCCGCCAGCTCGCCGGCCAGCCCATCGCCCGCCGCCACGGGCAGAAATTGCCCAGCTACCCACGCCTGGAACAGCGCCGCTTCGACCTGGTGTTCCTGGACCCGCCGGCCTGGGCCAAGAGCGCCTTCGGCACCGTCGACCTGCTGCGCGACTACCAGAGCCTGCTCAAGCCGGCGATCCAGGCCACTGCCGAAGACGGCACGCTGATCTGCTGCAACAACCTCGCGAAGGTGGACATCGAGGACTGGCGCGAGCAGGTGCTGCGCTGCGCCAGCAAGCTCGGCCGACCGGTGCGGGAGTGGGAACAGCTAGCGCCGGCGAGCGACTTCCCCTCCCTCGATGAGCGCCCTCCGCTGAAGACCCTGGTGCTGCATTTCTGA
- a CDS encoding DJ-1/PfpI family protein has protein sequence MIRLAWLLLAGLTLGHPLPSLADEDPDRLPAYQQRFDRERPLVAVIGENGMTELVDYVIPYGLLSRSGVAEVVALSTRPGAMQMMPALRLLADADIDAFDRRHPEGADYVIVPAVHHSDDPTLLRWVRQQADKGATLVAICDGVLVLGNAGVLQGRRATGHWYSRSQREGDFPDTRWVDDRRYLADGKVITTAGVSAALPATLALVEAIGGRDKARALAGEIGQPGWSSRHDGTGFQLGAGGYLTAAGNLLAFWRHEELGLPVQPGVDEMALALRADAWSRTFRSEALALAETAEPIRTRNGLVLLPEPVQGHPGITRLDEDDALLAQLFDSTLAAIADRHGQDTADLVARQLEYAPGLNE, from the coding sequence ATGATCCGCCTCGCCTGGCTACTGCTCGCCGGCCTCACCCTTGGCCACCCCCTGCCCTCGCTCGCCGATGAGGACCCCGACCGGCTCCCCGCCTACCAGCAGCGCTTCGACCGCGAGCGCCCGCTGGTGGCGGTGATCGGCGAGAACGGCATGACCGAGCTGGTGGACTACGTCATCCCCTACGGGTTGCTTTCCCGGTCCGGGGTCGCCGAGGTCGTCGCACTCTCCACGCGCCCCGGGGCGATGCAGATGATGCCGGCGCTGCGCCTGCTGGCCGATGCCGATATCGACGCATTCGACCGCCGCCACCCCGAAGGCGCCGACTACGTGATCGTGCCGGCGGTGCACCACAGCGACGACCCGACGCTGCTGCGCTGGGTCAGGCAGCAAGCCGACAAGGGCGCGACCCTCGTCGCCATCTGCGACGGCGTGCTGGTGCTCGGCAACGCCGGGGTGCTCCAGGGGCGCCGCGCCACCGGCCACTGGTATTCGCGCAGCCAGCGCGAAGGCGACTTCCCCGACACCCGCTGGGTGGATGACCGCCGCTACCTGGCCGACGGCAAGGTGATTACCACGGCGGGAGTCAGCGCCGCCCTGCCCGCCACCCTGGCCCTGGTGGAGGCCATCGGCGGCCGCGACAAGGCACGGGCGCTGGCAGGAGAAATCGGCCAGCCGGGCTGGTCGTCACGGCATGACGGCACCGGCTTCCAGCTCGGGGCGGGCGGCTACCTGACGGCCGCAGGCAACCTCCTCGCCTTCTGGAGGCACGAGGAACTGGGCCTGCCGGTGCAGCCGGGCGTGGACGAGATGGCCCTGGCCCTGCGCGCCGACGCCTGGTCGCGGACGTTCCGCTCCGAGGCGCTCGCCCTGGCCGAGACGGCCGAGCCGATCCGCACCCGCAACGGCCTGGTCCTGCTGCCCGAGCCCGTGCAGGGGCACCCGGGCATCACCCGCCTGGACGAGGACGACGCACTGCTGGCCCAGCTCTTCGACAGCACCCTGGCGGCCATCGCCGACCGCCACGGCCAGGACACCGCCGACCTGGTGGCGCGCCAGCTGGAATACGCGCCAGGCCTGAACGAATGA
- the pgi gene encoding glucose-6-phosphate isomerase — MNHHLNPLDVTQLPSWGALSAHREELAGFKMRQAFQEDGERFKRFTLSACGLLLDFSKNLIREDTLALLVKLAEEAQLGEAIKAMFQGEVINASERRPVLHTALRRPIGDKVRVDGKDVMPEVHRVLHQMTELVGYVHNGLWRGYTEKPITDVVNIGIGGSFLGPQLVSEALLPFAQKGVRCHYLANIDGSEFRELACKLNAETTLFIVSSKSFGTLETLKNAQAARAWYLAQGGSEEELYRHFIAVSSNKEAAMAFGIREENIFPMWDWVGGRYSLWSAIGLPIAMSIGISNFKELLSGAYSMDQHFQTASFERNIPVILALLGVWYGDFWGARSHAILPYDYYLRNFTDHLQQLDMESNGKTVRQDGSPITAGTGPVIWGGVGCNGQHAYHQLLHQGSHLIPADFIVPVSSYNPVADHHQWLFANCLSQSQAMMLGKSREEAENELRAKGLDEAEVQRLAPHKVIPGNRPSNTLVMERISPRRLGALIAMYEHKVYVQSVLWGINAFDQWGVELGKELGKGVYSRIVGSEETPAEDGSTQGLIDFFRGRHRG; from the coding sequence ATGAACCACCACCTGAACCCCCTCGACGTCACCCAACTGCCCAGCTGGGGCGCGCTGTCCGCGCACCGTGAGGAGCTGGCCGGCTTCAAGATGCGCCAGGCCTTCCAGGAAGACGGCGAGCGCTTCAAGCGCTTCACCCTCAGCGCCTGCGGCCTGCTGCTGGACTTCTCCAAGAACCTGATCCGCGAAGACACCCTGGCCCTGCTGGTGAAGCTGGCCGAGGAAGCCCAGCTCGGCGAAGCCATCAAGGCCATGTTCCAGGGCGAGGTGATCAACGCCTCCGAGCGTCGCCCCGTGCTGCACACCGCGCTGCGCCGCCCCATCGGCGACAAGGTGCGGGTGGACGGCAAGGACGTCATGCCCGAGGTGCACCGCGTGTTGCACCAGATGACCGAGCTCGTGGGCTACGTGCACAACGGCCTGTGGCGTGGCTATACCGAGAAACCCATCACCGACGTCGTCAACATCGGCATCGGTGGCTCCTTCCTCGGCCCGCAACTGGTTTCCGAGGCGCTGCTGCCCTTCGCCCAGAAAGGCGTGCGCTGCCACTACCTGGCCAACATCGACGGCAGCGAATTCCGCGAGCTGGCCTGCAAGCTCAACGCCGAGACCACGCTGTTCATCGTCTCCAGCAAATCCTTCGGCACCCTGGAAACCCTGAAGAACGCCCAGGCCGCCCGCGCCTGGTACCTGGCCCAGGGCGGCAGCGAGGAAGAGCTCTACCGCCACTTCATCGCCGTTTCCAGCAACAAGGAAGCGGCCATGGCCTTCGGCATCCGCGAGGAGAACATCTTCCCGATGTGGGACTGGGTGGGCGGCCGCTACTCGCTGTGGTCGGCCATCGGCCTGCCGATCGCCATGTCCATCGGCATCTCCAATTTCAAGGAGCTGCTGTCCGGCGCCTACAGCATGGACCAGCACTTCCAGACCGCATCCTTCGAGCGCAACATCCCGGTGATCCTGGCCCTGCTGGGCGTCTGGTATGGCGACTTCTGGGGCGCCCGCAGCCACGCGATCCTGCCCTACGACTACTACCTGCGTAATTTCACCGACCACCTGCAGCAGCTGGACATGGAATCCAACGGCAAGACCGTGCGCCAGGACGGCAGCCCGATCACCGCCGGTACTGGCCCGGTGATCTGGGGCGGCGTCGGCTGCAACGGTCAGCACGCCTACCACCAGTTGCTGCACCAGGGCAGCCACCTGATCCCCGCGGACTTCATCGTCCCGGTCTCCAGCTACAACCCGGTCGCCGACCACCACCAATGGCTGTTCGCCAACTGCTTGTCGCAGAGCCAGGCGATGATGCTCGGCAAGTCCCGCGAGGAAGCCGAGAACGAGCTGCGCGCCAAGGGTCTGGACGAAGCCGAGGTGCAGCGCCTGGCACCGCACAAGGTCATCCCCGGCAACCGCCCCAGCAACACCCTGGTGATGGAACGCATCAGCCCCCGTCGCCTGGGCGCGCTGATCGCCATGTACGAACACAAGGTCTACGTGCAGAGCGTGCTCTGGGGCATCAACGCCTTCGACCAGTGGGGCGTGGAACTGGGCAAGGAACTGGGCAAGGGCGTCTACTCGCGCATCGTCGGCAGCGAGGAAACCCCGGCCGAAGACGGCTCCACCCAGGGCCTGATCGACTTCTTCCGCGGCCGTCACCGCGGCTGA
- a CDS encoding oxygenase MpaB family protein: MELLRTRIESQILSLTGASLGQIDLENPKGDPGLFGPNSMAWKVHGDFTSMMIGGISALLLQMLHPLALAGVWDHSNFRQDMLGRLRRTSLFISGTTYGNTRDAEWLIDKVRTIHLQVVGSAPDGRPYAASDPDLLTWVHVAEVSSFLGAYLRHLDPAMPGADQDRYYEEIALVAERLGARNVPKSRQAVADYLEAMRPQMLCDERTLEVVRLLRDAPAPSALAKPFGNLMMQAGIELLPTWAMTMLGLRLPDWQRPLIRAGVQRTAPMLRWALRNGASSRARRRMGLPTR, encoded by the coding sequence ATGGAACTCCTACGTACCCGCATCGAAAGCCAGATACTCAGCCTCACCGGTGCCTCCCTCGGGCAGATCGACCTGGAGAACCCCAAGGGCGATCCCGGCCTGTTCGGCCCTAACTCCATGGCCTGGAAAGTTCATGGCGACTTCACCTCGATGATGATCGGTGGCATCAGCGCGCTGCTGCTGCAGATGTTGCACCCCCTCGCCCTGGCCGGCGTGTGGGACCACTCGAACTTCCGCCAGGACATGCTCGGTCGCCTGCGCCGCACCAGCCTGTTCATCTCCGGCACCACCTACGGCAACACCCGCGATGCCGAATGGCTGATCGACAAGGTGCGCACCATCCACCTGCAGGTGGTCGGCAGCGCGCCCGACGGCCGCCCCTATGCGGCCAGCGACCCGGACCTGCTCACCTGGGTGCACGTCGCCGAGGTCAGCAGCTTCCTCGGGGCCTACCTGCGCCACCTCGACCCAGCGATGCCCGGCGCCGACCAGGACCGCTACTACGAGGAAATCGCCCTGGTGGCCGAACGCCTGGGTGCCCGCAACGTACCCAAGTCGCGCCAGGCCGTCGCCGACTACCTGGAGGCCATGCGCCCGCAGATGCTCTGCGACGAGCGCACCCTCGAAGTGGTGCGCCTGCTGCGCGATGCCCCAGCGCCCAGTGCCCTGGCCAAGCCCTTCGGCAACCTGATGATGCAGGCCGGCATCGAGCTGCTGCCCACCTGGGCCATGACGATGCTCGGCCTGCGCCTGCCCGATTGGCAGCGCCCCCTGATCCGCGCCGGCGTACAGCGCACAGCACCGATGCTGCGCTGGGCCCTGCGCAACGGCGCCTCCAGTCGCGCACGCCGGCGCATGGGCCTGCCCACCCGCTGA
- a CDS encoding GlxA family transcriptional regulator, whose amino-acid sequence MTIADEPAPHLVVLLVFTDFQLLDATGPAEVFAAAGEQLPAGAMRPYRLRTVALEPGLVSSSTGLQLQAEALPPVDELVGCTLLVAGGHGVQRAMGAAALAAWLVAAAGVARRCCSVCTGAFLLARAGLLEGRQVVTHWRYASLLQRLLPRTRVLEDALFVRDGAFYSSAGVTAGIDLCLSLVEEDLGREVSLQVARGLVVYLRRPGGQRQFSAELLAQQAPPGGLVERLSAWLREHLQEDLDIEAMAAAVAVSSRTLHRHCKEELGIGPARLLFQMRLEAACRLLEDGAASLKRTAQRTGFINEYNLRRAFVQGLGVTPSEYRQRFCR is encoded by the coding sequence ATGACCATTGCCGACGAACCGGCGCCGCATCTTGTGGTGCTGCTGGTCTTCACCGATTTCCAACTGCTCGATGCCACCGGCCCCGCCGAGGTCTTCGCGGCCGCGGGCGAGCAGTTGCCGGCGGGCGCGATGCGGCCCTACCGCCTGCGTACCGTGGCGCTGGAGCCCGGCCTGGTGAGCTCCTCCACCGGCTTGCAGCTGCAGGCCGAGGCGCTGCCACCCGTGGACGAGCTGGTGGGCTGCACCCTGCTGGTGGCCGGCGGCCATGGCGTGCAGCGGGCGATGGGGGCGGCCGCGCTCGCCGCCTGGCTGGTGGCGGCAGCCGGCGTGGCGCGGCGCTGCTGCTCGGTGTGCACCGGTGCCTTCCTGCTTGCCCGCGCCGGGCTGCTGGAGGGGCGCCAGGTGGTGACCCACTGGCGCTATGCGTCGCTGTTGCAGCGCTTGCTACCGCGAACGCGGGTACTGGAGGACGCGCTGTTCGTGCGCGACGGCGCCTTCTACAGCTCGGCGGGTGTCACGGCGGGCATCGACCTGTGCCTGAGCCTGGTGGAGGAGGACCTGGGGCGCGAGGTGTCCCTGCAGGTGGCCCGAGGCTTGGTGGTGTACCTGCGACGGCCGGGCGGGCAGCGTCAGTTCAGCGCCGAGTTGCTGGCCCAGCAGGCCCCTCCGGGTGGGCTGGTGGAGCGGCTTTCGGCGTGGTTGCGCGAGCACCTGCAGGAGGACCTGGATATCGAGGCGATGGCGGCGGCCGTCGCGGTCTCGTCACGCACCCTGCACCGGCACTGCAAGGAGGAGTTGGGGATCGGCCCGGCGCGCCTGTTGTTCCAGATGCGCCTGGAGGCGGCCTGCCGGTTGCTGGAGGACGGGGCGGCATCGCTCAAGCGCACGGCGCAACGCACCGGCTTCATCAACGAATACAACCTCAGGAGGGCGTTCGTGCAGGGATTGGGAGTGACGCCGAGCGAGTACCGCCAGCGCTTCTGCCGCTAG
- the acs gene encoding acetate--CoA ligase encodes MYEISLHAVPDEVRKRAFIDNDAYLRLYQQSVDNPEEFWSEQATAFLDWFKPWDRLHSSDLRQGQAEWFKGGKLNVSYNCIDRHLEKRAEQVAIIWEGDNPTESAQITYRKLHQHVCRLANVLKARGVKKGDRVCIYMPMIPEAAYAMLACSRIGAVHSVVFGGFSPDALRDRILDADCRAVITADEGVRGGKYVPLKQNVDKALKDCPDVSTVVVVERTQGEIAWVEGRDIWYHEALRGASDECAPEWMDAEDPLFILYTSGSTGKPKGVLHTTGGYLLGAAMTHKYVFDYHEGDIYWCTADVGWVTGHSYIVYGPLANAATTLMFEGVPSYPDASRFWQVIDKHQVNIFYTAPTALRALMREGDAAVRSTSRASLRLLGSVGEPINPEAWEWYFHVVGEKRCPIVDTWWQTETGSILITPLPGATALKPGSATRPFFGVQPVLLDEQGKEIEGAGSGVLAIKSSWPSQIRSVYGDHKRMIETYFSAYPGYYFTGDGARRDEDGYYWITGRVDDVINVSGHRIGTAEVESALVLHDDVAEAAVVGYPHDVKGQGIYAFVTTMKGVEASDELKKELLALVGKEIGSFAKPDLMQWAPGLPKTRSGKIMRRILRKIACNELDSLGDTSTLADPSVVDSLIDKRLNQ; translated from the coding sequence ATGTACGAAATCAGCCTTCATGCCGTGCCCGATGAGGTGCGCAAGCGCGCCTTCATCGACAACGACGCCTACCTGCGTCTCTACCAGCAGTCCGTGGACAACCCCGAGGAGTTCTGGAGCGAACAGGCCACGGCGTTCCTCGACTGGTTCAAGCCCTGGGACCGGCTGCACAGCAGCGACCTGCGCCAGGGCCAGGCCGAGTGGTTCAAGGGCGGCAAGCTCAACGTCAGCTACAACTGCATCGACCGCCACCTGGAGAAACGCGCCGAACAGGTCGCCATCATCTGGGAAGGCGACAACCCCACCGAGTCCGCGCAGATCACCTACCGCAAGCTGCACCAGCACGTCTGCCGCCTGGCCAACGTGCTCAAGGCGCGGGGCGTGAAGAAGGGTGATCGCGTGTGCATCTACATGCCGATGATCCCCGAGGCGGCCTACGCCATGCTCGCCTGCTCGCGCATCGGCGCCGTGCATTCGGTGGTGTTCGGCGGTTTCTCCCCCGACGCCCTGCGGGACCGCATCCTCGACGCCGACTGCCGCGCGGTGATCACCGCCGACGAAGGCGTGCGCGGCGGCAAGTACGTGCCCCTGAAGCAGAACGTAGACAAGGCGCTGAAGGACTGCCCGGACGTCTCCACCGTAGTCGTGGTCGAGCGCACCCAGGGCGAGATCGCCTGGGTCGAGGGCCGCGACATCTGGTACCACGAGGCCCTGCGCGGCGCCTCGGACGAGTGCGCACCGGAATGGATGGACGCCGAGGACCCGCTGTTCATCCTCTACACCTCCGGCTCGACCGGCAAACCCAAGGGCGTGCTGCACACCACCGGCGGCTACCTGCTGGGTGCGGCGATGACCCACAAGTACGTCTTCGACTACCACGAGGGCGACATCTACTGGTGCACCGCCGATGTCGGCTGGGTCACCGGCCACAGCTACATCGTCTACGGCCCCCTGGCCAACGCCGCCACCACCCTGATGTTCGAGGGCGTGCCCAGCTACCCCGACGCCTCGCGCTTCTGGCAGGTGATCGACAAGCACCAGGTGAACATCTTCTACACCGCCCCCACCGCCCTGCGCGCCCTGATGCGCGAAGGCGACGCGGCCGTGCGCAGCACCTCGCGTGCCAGCCTGCGCCTGCTCGGCAGCGTCGGCGAGCCGATCAACCCGGAAGCCTGGGAGTGGTACTTCCACGTCGTCGGCGAGAAGCGCTGCCCCATCGTCGACACCTGGTGGCAGACCGAGACCGGCAGCATCCTCATCACCCCGCTGCCCGGTGCCACGGCACTCAAGCCCGGCTCAGCCACCCGCCCCTTCTTCGGCGTGCAGCCGGTGCTGCTGGACGAGCAGGGCAAGGAAATCGAAGGCGCGGGCTCCGGCGTGCTCGCCATCAAATCAAGCTGGCCGAGCCAGATCCGCAGCGTCTACGGCGACCACAAGCGGATGATCGAAACCTACTTCTCCGCCTACCCCGGCTACTACTTCACCGGCGACGGCGCACGCCGCGACGAGGACGGCTACTACTGGATCACCGGCCGCGTCGATGACGTGATCAACGTCTCCGGCCACCGCATCGGCACCGCCGAGGTGGAAAGCGCCCTGGTGCTGCACGACGACGTGGCCGAGGCCGCGGTGGTCGGCTACCCGCACGACGTCAAGGGCCAGGGCATCTATGCCTTCGTCACCACCATGAAGGGCGTGGAGGCCAGCGACGAACTGAAGAAGGAACTGCTGGCCCTGGTCGGCAAGGAAATCGGCAGCTTCGCCAAGCCCGACCTGATGCAATGGGCGCCCGGCCTGCCGAAGACCCGCTCAGGCAAGATCATGCGCCGCATCCTGCGCAAGATCGCCTGCAACGAGCTGGACAGCCTGGGGGACACCTCCACCCTGGCCGACCCCTCGGTGGTCGACAGCCTCATCGACAAGCGCTTGAACCAGTAG
- the panD gene encoding aspartate 1-decarboxylase, translating into MHAIMLKAKLHRAEVTHAVLDYEGSCAIDGEWLDLAGIREYEQIQIYNVDNGERFTTYAIRGENGSRMISVNGAAAHKAKVGDRVIICAYAHYSEAELANFKPRMLYMAPGNELSHTSNAIPVQVA; encoded by the coding sequence ATGCACGCCATCATGCTCAAGGCCAAACTGCACCGCGCCGAAGTCACCCATGCGGTGCTCGACTACGAAGGCTCCTGCGCCATCGACGGTGAATGGCTGGACCTCGCCGGCATCCGCGAGTACGAACAGATCCAGATCTACAACGTCGACAACGGCGAGCGCTTCACCACCTACGCCATCCGTGGCGAAAACGGCTCGCGCATGATCTCGGTCAACGGCGCCGCCGCGCACAAGGCCAAAGTAGGCGACCGGGTCATCATCTGCGCCTACGCCCACTACAGCGAAGCCGAGCTGGCCAACTTCAAGCCGCGCATGCTCTACATGGCACCCGGCAACGAGCTGAGCCACACCAGCAACGCCATACCGGTCCAGGTCGCCTGA
- a CDS encoding acetyl-CoA C-acetyltransferase: MQDVVIVAATRTAVGSFQGSLANIPAPELGAAVIRQLLAQTGLDGAQVDEVILGQVLTAGSGQNPARQAAILAGLPHAVPAMTLNKVCGSGLKALHLAAQAIRCGDAEVIIAGGQESMSLAPYVMPGARTGLRMGHAKLVDTMIQDGLWDAFNDYHMGITAENLVEKYGISREAQDAFAAASQQKACAAIEGGRFKDEITPILIPQKKGDPIAFATDEQPRAGTTAESLAKLKPAFKKDGSVTAGNASSLNDGAAAVLLMSAEKARALGLPVLARIAAYANAGVDPAIMGIGPVSATRRCLEKAGWNLGELDLIEANEAFAAQALSVGKELGWDAEKVNVNGGAIAIGHPIGASGCRVLVTLLHEMIKRDAKKGLATLCIGGGQGVALAIERF; this comes from the coding sequence ATGCAAGACGTCGTCATAGTCGCCGCCACCCGCACCGCCGTCGGCAGCTTCCAGGGCTCGCTGGCCAACATCCCCGCCCCCGAGCTGGGCGCCGCGGTGATCCGCCAGCTGCTGGCCCAGACCGGCCTCGACGGCGCCCAGGTGGACGAGGTCATCCTCGGCCAGGTGCTCACCGCCGGCTCCGGCCAGAACCCCGCGCGCCAAGCCGCCATCCTCGCCGGCCTGCCCCACGCCGTGCCGGCCATGACCCTGAACAAGGTCTGCGGCTCCGGCCTCAAGGCCCTGCACCTGGCGGCCCAGGCGATTCGCTGCGGCGACGCCGAGGTGATCATCGCCGGCGGCCAGGAAAGCATGAGCCTCGCCCCCTACGTCATGCCCGGCGCCCGCACCGGCCTGCGCATGGGCCACGCCAAACTGGTCGACACCATGATCCAGGACGGCCTGTGGGACGCCTTCAACGACTACCACATGGGCATCACCGCCGAGAACCTGGTGGAGAAGTACGGCATCAGCCGTGAAGCCCAGGACGCCTTCGCCGCCGCCTCCCAGCAGAAGGCCTGCGCGGCCATCGAGGGCGGGCGCTTCAAGGACGAGATCACCCCCATCCTGATCCCGCAGAAGAAGGGCGACCCCATCGCCTTCGCCACCGACGAGCAGCCCCGTGCCGGCACCACCGCCGAATCCCTGGCCAAGCTCAAGCCGGCGTTCAAGAAGGACGGCAGCGTCACCGCCGGCAACGCCTCCAGCCTCAACGACGGCGCCGCCGCCGTGCTGCTGATGAGCGCCGAAAAAGCCAGGGCCCTGGGCCTGCCGGTGCTGGCGCGCATCGCCGCCTACGCCAACGCCGGCGTCGACCCGGCGATCATGGGCATCGGCCCGGTCTCGGCCACCAGGCGCTGCCTGGAAAAGGCCGGCTGGAACCTCGGCGAGCTGGACCTGATCGAAGCCAACGAAGCCTTCGCCGCCCAGGCCCTGTCCGTGGGCAAGGAACTGGGCTGGGATGCCGAGAAGGTCAACGTCAACGGCGGCGCCATCGCTATCGGCCACCCCATCGGCGCCTCCGGCTGCCGCGTGCTGGTGACCCTGCTGCACGAGATGATCAAGCGCGATGCGAAGAAGGGCCTGGCGACCCTGTGCATCGGCGGCGGCCAGGGCGTGGCGCTGGCGATCGAGCGCTTTTAG